A stretch of Fusarium fujikuroi IMI 58289 draft genome, chromosome FFUJ_chr10 DNA encodes these proteins:
- a CDS encoding related to nik-1 protein (Os-1p protein), which yields MEALEVEGCVFLDAATQAFGAMKSPILETIGLAGANVTLSSSDEDHAAPPAKLPCRVLGFSRSDKTSINGHRSHPGYDSVPEKLLAHLLKKYPHGKIFVFSSAGELQPSDSSGEDRLKQAGTSETPADASGQRKLDTRPKELTLLRLLFPEARSVAFFPVWNPRRNRWYAGGFVHTNIATRQFSVESELNYLRAFGTLAINEVLRHHMMEDERSKTDALSSLSHELRSPLHGIMLGAELLNDTVLSVMQRDIAHTIETCGRTLLDTLDHLLDFSRINHFTSSVKQERQNRVFNISAPRAMSEGMMSLAANVRLDRLAEDVIESVFAGFVFQRLSIAQVKSRRDPTSDDVRSNNFLDGLRAEEDLYSRSLRTNKDHVWVFLIIDPESDWNFYTQPGAIRRIIMNIFGNSLKFTQQGRIKISLKQRSNESSRRNRSHSITITISDTGLGIGQEFLENDMFRPFVQEDPLNPGTGLGLSLVRKIISQLHGRIHVESHSGTGTTITVTLPLVRQSSLESLHVDHDEAFKQQVGKLQGLRVRLLSKTLDDSTTTDDEYTLLKGICHDWLRMQVIAAYEIKALAPDLVLLHEEELDLLHSHEISAGTPCVVICRNAVTAYQRFNSSWIEGLPIEYVAQPYVNPFSFFAAAWPTNNFIELLPESLAELY from the coding sequence ATGGAAgctcttgaggttgaaggtTGTGTCTTCTTGGATGCAGCTACTCAAGCATTCGGAGCTATGAAAAGTCCTATACTAGAAACCATTGGCCTCGCAGGTGCAAATGTAACTTTGTCTAGTAGCGACGAAGATCATGCGGCACCTCCTGCAAAGTTGCCATGCCGTGTCCTCGGATTCTCAAGATCAGACAAGACCAGTATCAACGGACACAGAAGTCACCCTGGCTATGACTCTGTACCAGAAAAGCTTCTCGCACATTTGTTAAAGAAGTATCCCCATGGGAAGATTTTCGTCTTCAGCTCCGCAGGAGAATTGCAACCGAGCGACTCATCTGGAGAGGATAGATTAAAGCAAGCAGGCACCTCAGAAACACCAGCAGATGCATCTGGACAACGAAAACTCGACACACGTCCGAAAGAGTTGACATTGCTTCGCCTCTTATTTCCGGAGGCTCGCAGTGTCGCTTTCTTTCCTGTGTGGAACCCCAGGCGAAACAGGTGGTACGCCGGAGGGTTCGTCCACACCAACATCGCCACGCGTCAATTTTCGGTGGAAAGCGAACTTAACTACTTGAGAGCGTTTGGAACATTGGCCATCAACGAGGTTCTCCGTCATCACATGATGGAAGATGAAAGGTCTAAGACTGACGCACTGAGCTCTCTGTCGCATGAGCTACGCTCTCCTCTTCACGGCATCATGCTTGGCGCTGAGCTATTGAACGACACTGTGCTGAGTGTGATGCAGAGAGATATAGCTCATACTATAGAGACATGTGGCCGGACTCTCCTTGATACTCTAGACCACCTGCTCGACTTTTCCAGGATCAACCATTTCACATCGTCTGTCAAGCAGGAGAGACAAAATCGCGTCTTCAACATTAGCGCTCCTCGAGCCATGAGCGAAggaatgatgagcttggctgcCAATGTTCGTCTTGACCGTCTAGCTGAGGACGTGATCGAAAGCGTGTTTGCCGGCTTCGTCTTTCAACGACTTTCCATTGCCCAAGTCAAAAGCAGGCGAGACCCCACAAGCGACGATGTCAGGTCCAATAACTTTTTAGATGGGCTTCGAGCTGAGGAGGACCTCTATTCTAGATCTCTAAGGACCAATAAAGACCATGTGTGGGTTTTCTTGATCATTGATCCAGAGTCTGACTGGAACTTCTATACACAGCCTGGAGCGATTAGGCGTATCATCATGAACATCTTTGGAAACTCACTGAAGTTCACGCAGCAAGGACGTATCAAGATCTCTCTCAAACAAAGATCTAACGAATCCTCACGTCGAAATCGGAGCCattccatcaccatcaccatcagcgACACGGGCTTAGGCATTGGACAAGAGTTCCTGGAGAACGACATGTTTAGGCCATTTGTTCAGGAGGACCCACTGAACCCTGGGACAGGTCTTGGCCTGAGCCTTGTCAGGAAGATCATATCGCAACTTCACGGTCGTATACATGTTGAGAGCCACTCCGGAACTGGCACAACAATAACGGTGACTTTACCACTTGTCAGGCAATCAAGCTTGGAGAGTCTCCATGTCGACCACGACGAGGCTTTCAAGCAGCAGGTTGGCAAGTTACAAGGGCTACGCGTCCGTTTGCTGTCCAAGACCCTCGACGATTCTACTACCACTGATGAtgaatatactttattaaaggGTATATGCCACGACTGGCTTCGGATGCAGGTCATAGCAGCCTATGAGATCAAGGCATTGGCTCCCGATCTTGTTCTATTACACGAAGAAGAGCTAGATTTATTACACTCACATGAGATATCAGCTGGTACACCATGTGTCGTTATCTGCAGAAATGCAGTTACAGCATACCAGAGATTCAACTCCTCCTGGATTGAGGGACTGCCGATTGAATATGTAGCCCAACCGTATGTCAATCCCTTCTCCTTTTTTGCTGCCGCGTGGCCCACTAACAACTTCATAGAGTTGCTCCCCGAAAGCTTGGCCGAACTTTATTAG
- a CDS encoding related to hexose transporter protein — translation MWSPTGIIGPFQPKSSSLTVMLLVASAAVYATTAGYDSALMSGINIIPSYTEFLNLNTTTRALNVSANFIGWGIASLTMGPVVNAIGRKNSILVALLTKLFSIGLVAGSQNFAMFLSGRIILGVASGLSSIAGSTWLAETLPPKIRGLGLSITFSVYYVGALISAGITYRTAEIPGEWSWRLPILLQSMFSLICILCLFLTPESPRWLSHQDMMDEALQAIASIVANGDQSNQEVREQYQSVVDSRERERAEGKTASYTELFATRSARRRLMLAVSVAVIVMASGNNIASFFLGDMLTNAGITNRTTQLQINIVLQSWCLICAMIGTFLMDRAGRKTLCLSACVGMTILMFVIGALTKTFSTSQDLAGIYGTVACIFLFMGAYSVGITPITQLYPPEVLSYSIRTNGMAIWAGTIAIFAIGTTLVFPIALEAISWRLYFIIGAWDVLETIFVAVFWVETKGLSLEEIDELFEGVVYNGHGVGEVREDGIMTKDQDEKDRSVSVARSATE, via the exons ATGTGGTCCCCAACCGGTATCATCGGGCCCTTCCAGCCCAAATCCAGTAGTCTTACAGTCATGCTCCTCGTCGCCAGCGCAGCAGTCTACGCAACAACAGCCGGTTACGACTCGGCGCTCATGAGCGgaatcaacatcatcccctCCTATACCGAGTTTCTAAACCTCAACACTACTACCCGTGCTTTGAACGTGTCTGCAAACTTCATTGGATGGGGCATTGCGTCCTTGACAATGGGTCCTGTCGTCAACGCGATTGGTCGCAAGAACTCCATCTTGGTCGCTCTCTTGACCAAGCTTTTCAGCATTGGATTGGTTGCTGGCTCCCAAAACTTTGCTATGTTCCTTTCTGGCCGCATCATTCTGGGTGTTGCATCTGGACTTTCAAGCATTGCTGGTTCGAC TTGGCTCGCCGAAACTCTTCCGCCCAAGATTCGCGGACTCGGCCTAAGCATTACCTTCTCCGTCTACTACGTTGGAGCCCTGATTTCCGCAGGCATTACCTATCGAACAGCCGAAATCCCCGGAGAGTGGTCTTGGCGTCTTCCTATTCTTTTACAGAGCATGTTCTCCCTGATCTGCATCCTCTGCCTGTTCCTGACTCCCGAATCGCCCCGATGGCTTTCCCATCAAGATATGATGGACGAGGCTCTACAAGCCATAGCGTCAATTGTGGCCAATGGAGACCAGTCAAACCAGGAAGTTCGTGAACAATATCAAAGCGTAGTCGATAGCAGAGAAAGGGAGCGAGCTGAAGGCAAGACGGCGTCATACACTGAGCTCTTCGCGACTCGCTCCGCTCGGAGACGACTCATGCTTGCGGTATCGGTAGCTGTCATTGTCATGGCAAGCG GCAATAATATCGCATCCTTTTTCCTTGGAGACATGCTCACGAACGCTGGTATCACGAACAGGACTACCCAACTACAAATC AACATTGTACTGCAATCTTGGTGTCTTATTTGTGCAATGATAGGGACGTTCCTGATGGATAGAGCTGGTCGAAAGACGCTCTGTCTCTCTGCCTGCGTCGGAATGACCATCTTAATGTTTGTCATCGGCGCATTGACCAAGA CTTTCAGTACTAGCCAAGACCTTGCTGGGATCTATGGCACTGTCGCTTGCATCTTCCTCTTTATGGGTGCGTACAGCGTTGGAATCACCCCCATTACGCAACTCTACCCTCCAGAGGTACTGAGCTACTCTATTCGTACTAATGGAATGGCCATATGGGCTGGAACGATTGCGATATTTGC CATTGGAACCACTCTTGTGTTCCCAATCGCGCTTGAGGCTATCTCCTGGCGTCTCTACTTCATCATTGGAGCTTGGGATGTTCTAGAGACCATCTTTGTTGCTGTTTTTTGGGTCGAAACAAAAGGTCTGTCCCTCGAGGAGATTGACGAGTTGTTTGAAGGGGTAGTTTACAATGGCCATGGAGTTGGGGAGGTTCGTGAAGATG